A window from Podospora bellae-mahoneyi strain CBS 112042 chromosome 1 map unlocalized CBS112042p_1, whole genome shotgun sequence encodes these proteins:
- a CDS encoding uncharacterized protein (COG:P; EggNog:ENOG503NU3I), producing the protein MPPPLRTRSRYSSRPVVTAFLLITIITTYYALFSPASDIASRQQLHRRSSKLVARHVNDNVARVENVDCRMVHSAEDQCAFILANCEDDEAGLVHYLSLYYCTLGGAKPVAFAILASWLGLLFTTIGIAASDFFSVNLSTIASVLGLSESLAGVTFLAFGNGSPDVFSTFAAMGSNSGSMAVGELIGAAGFITAVVAGSMALVREFKVSKRTFVRDIAFFIVAISFTMVCLADGELHLWECLCMIGFYLFYVAVVVGWHWFTARRRRQRLRDVASRTHYFGPSGRGTEEFEPYRDEPEDDSAPVGGRSSSAPEVADISVLERAPRIEVDGVEVPAAPSPEDQEDRELHVATEMANSMRANRPRWTRSNTTTIAPIRPSLVGVLEFRSVLSSLQKARNMHMGPLPTRANSGHQRASSTAELPRGRPRNSTLPAHLPTNSRERALSHGNNPLNLPNDALPQPEFAHGRPSTRMSSASHTVDGMLAPPLGSLTAAIDHAMREEQSPGQSPMPSPRLQLQIPPSHSRTSSGHSSPSLSPFPGFMESPALLTPASPEHPPAFPFSDSLDMRRQSISGFPDHVEEPKPVRWWPYSVLPPPHVLLATLFPTLQGWREKTWWDKILSVISVPSIFLLVTTLPVVETDAGDGESSEVDFLDSPPFGQPGNTAVPVSVMEANLAEPETEWEEYRRRTKSVSSRSMISPSASQLSLQQPPDSSSTLVSGSDRQQQPQFPNSTPVTPQVNKPVSLEPDRVTTASEHPAGWNRWLVALQLFTGPMFVVLIGWANTMEDYANPTKTLLMLVLYSLVVSLCLLAALLLTTSPDSKPKYHFLLCFLGFVISVAWISTIAGEVVGAMKAFGVILDISEAILGLTVFAVGNSLGDLVADVTVARLGYPVMALAACFGGPMLNILLGIGIGGAWMGITKANKRHRKHPDRPIEYKPYHIQVGGTLMISAATVLMTLIVLLILVPGNNWMMTRRIGWVLIAIWSVSTLVNLVVELTGVWADVS; encoded by the exons ATgccacctcctctccgcaCGCGGAGCAGATACAGCTCCCGCCCTGTTGTGACGGCCTTCTTGCTTATCACGATAATAACGACGTATTATGCGCTCTTCTCGCCAGCATCAGACATCGCCAGTCGCCAACAGCTACACCGGCGCAGTTCGAAACTTGTCGCGCGACATGTCAACGACAATGTGGCGAGAGTGGAAAACGTCGACTGTCGCATGGTGCACAGCGCCGAGGACCAATGCGccttcatcctcgccaactgcgaagacgacgaagccGGGCTCGTCCATTACTTGTCGTTATACTACTGCACCCTCGGCGGCGCGAAACCCGTCGCCTTTGCGATTCTTGCCAGCTGGCTTGGTTTGCTATTTACGACTATCGGGATTGCCGCCAGTGACTTCTTCAGCGTGAATCTCAGCACCATTGCCAGTGTCCTGGGTCTGAGTGAGAGCTTGGCAGGGGTTACGTTTCTCGCGTTTGGAAATGGCTCTCCGGATGTGTTTAGCACCTTTGCCGCCATGGGGTCTAATAGCGGGAGTATGGCCGTTGGCGAGCTGATAGGAGCGGCTGGCTTCATTACTGCCGTTGTGGCGGGTTCCATGGCGTTGGTGCGGGAATTCAAGGTCAGCAAGCGCACCTTTGTGCGGGacatcgccttcttcatcgtGGCTATTAGCTTTACGATGGTTTGTCTGGCGGATGGCGAGCTGCACTTGTGGGAGTGTTTGTGCATGATTGGGTTTTACCTATTTTatgtggcggttgttgttgggtggcATTGGTTTACGGCTAGGAGGAGACGTCAAAGATTACGAGATGTTGCGTCCCGTACGCACTATTTCGGACCTTCGGGTAGGGGAACAGAAGAGTTCGAGCCGTATCGTGATGAGCCGGAAGATGATTCGGCACCGGTGGGTGGCCGGTCGAGCAGTGCTCCGGAGGTTGCCGATATCAGTGTCTTGGAGCGGGCTCCACGAAtcgaggttgatggtgtcgaggtcCCGGCCGCGCCGTCACCGgaagatcaagaagatcgAGAATTGCACGTTGCGACGGAGATGGCCAACAGCATGCGTGCAAATCGCCCTCGATGGACTCggagcaacaccaccactaTTGCTCCTATTCGACCTAGCCTCGTCGGTGTGTTGGAGTTCCGATCTGTACTGTCCTCGCTACAGAAAGCGAGGAATATGCATATGGGGCCCCTTCCTACTCGAGCAAACTCTGGTCACCAACGGGCCAGCTCTACTGCCGAACTTCCTCGTGGCCGTCCCAGGAATAGTACCCTGCCGGCTCATCTACCGACAAACTCGAGAGAAAGAGCGCTGTCACACGGCAACAACCCCCTGAATCTACCAAACGATGCTCTTCCACAGCCCGAGTTTGCCCATGGCAGACCGAGCACCCGGATGAGTTCAGCAAGCCACACCGTTGACGGCATGCTTGCACCACCATTAGGCTCTTTGACAGCAGCCATCGACCATGCGATGCGGGAAGAGCAATCGCCTGGGCAGTCTCCCATGCCTTCTCCACGTTTGCAGTTGCAAATACCGCCATCACACAGCAGAACTTCCAGCGGTCACTCGTCACCATCGCTCTCACCTTTTCCCGGATTCATGGAGTCTCCAGCCCTTCTCACACCAGCCTCACCAGAACACCCACCCGCTTTCCCCTTTTCAGACTCTTTGGATATGCGCCGTCAGTCCATTTCTGGGTTTCCTGACCACGTAGAGGAGCCCAAACCGGTCAGATGGTGGCCTTACTCGGTGCTACCACCTCCTCATGTGCTTCTCGCAACCTTGTTTCCCACACTTCAGGGGTGGAGGGAAAAGACGTGGTGGGACAAGATACTCAGTGTGATATCGGTACCGAGTATCTTTCTGCTCGTCACAACATTGCCGGTCGTTGAAACGGATGCCGGCGACGGCGAGAGCTCGGAAGTGGATTTCTTGGACTCTCCCCCGTTTGGCCAGCCGGGGAACACTGCGGTGCCGGTCTCGGTAATGGAAGCCAACCTCGCGGAACCCGAGACAGAATGGGAGGAATACCGACGAAGGACCAAGTCCGTGTCGTCACGGTCGATGATAAGCCCATCGGCATCTCAGTTGTCACTACAGCAGCCACCAGACTCGAGCTCGACGCTTGTTTCTGGCTCTgaccgccaacaacaaccgcaaTTTCCCAACTCTACACCGGTCACGCCACAGGTCAATAAACCCGTCAGCCTCGAACCCGACCGAGTGACCACAGCATCGGAGCATCCAGCAGGATGGAACCGCTGGCTTGTCGCCCTCCAGCTTTTTACAGGGCCAATGTTTGTCGTCCTCATCGGGTGGGCCAACACGATGGAGGACTATGCGAACCCGACGAAGACGCTTCTGATGCTTGTGTTGTACTCGCTGGTGGTCTCGCTGTGTCTGCTGGCGGCACTCCTTTTGACGACATCACCGGATTCGAAACCCAAATACCACTTTCTGCTCTGCTTTCTCGGGTTCGTGATTAGTGTAGCGTGGATCTCGACGATAgcaggggaggtggtgggggcgaTGAAGGCGTTTGGGGTTATTCTGGACATTTCGGAGGCGATCTTGGGGTTGACGGTGTTTGCGGTGGGGAACTCGCTGGGGGATTTGGTGGCTGATGTGACGGTTGCTCGGTTGGGGTATCCGGTTATGGCGTT GGCGGCATGCTTTGGAGGTCCAATGTTGAATATTCTGCTTGGGATAGGGATCGGGGGCGCGTGGATGGGGATCACGAAGGCGAACAAGCGCCACAGGAAACACCCGGACAGACCGATTGAGTACAAGCCATATCACATCCAGGTCGGGGGCACGTTGATGATCTCGGCGGCGACGGTGCTGATGACGTTGATTGTGCTGCTGATTTTGGTGCCGGGGAACAactggatgatgacgaggaggattgggtgggtgttgattgCCATTTGGTCGGTTAGCACGCTGGTCAATTTGGTGGTTGAGCTTACGGGGGTGTGGGCGGATGTGTCGTGA
- the PMM1 gene encoding Phosphomannomutase 1 (BUSCO:EOG09263YFH; EggNog:ENOG503NUGP; COG:I), giving the protein MATRSEIQTYPPLAERPIKNTIVLFDVDGTLTPARLDASPEILLLLSQLRQKVAIGFVGGSDLPKQQEQLGDPLRVPVTSLFDFCFSENGLTAFKLGQPLPSNSFIKYIGEDNYKDLVKFVLHYIADLDIPIKRGTFVEFRNGMVNISPIGRNASNEERQEFERFDKERGVRREMVERLRERFGHLGLTFSIGGQISFDVFPTGWDKTYCLKHLEEDAKKEGGIEYTTIHFFGDKTMVGGNDYEIYEDPRTTGHSVKGPEDTIRELKEMFDL; this is encoded by the exons ATGGCCACCAGATCCGAGATCCAAACCTACCCCCCCCTGGCCGAGCGCCCAATCAAGAACACCATCGTCCTCTTTGACGTCGACGGGACCTTGACGCCCGCCCGTCTT GACGCCTCCCCcgaaatcctcctcctcctctcccaactccGCCAAAAAGTCGCCATCGGCTTCGTCGGCGGCTCCGACCTCCCCAAGCAGCAAGAACAGCTCGGCGACCCCCTCCGCGTGCCCGTAACCTCCCTCTTCGACTTTTGCTTCTCCGAAAACGGCCTCACCGCCTTCAAGCTCGGCCagcccctcccctccaactccttcatCAAGTACATCGGCGAAGACAACTACAAAGACCTCGTCAAGTTTGTTCTGCACTACATCGCCGACCTCGACATCCCCATCAAGAGGGGGACGTTCGTCGAGTTCAGGAACGGGATGGTcaacatctcccccatcGGGCGCAACGCGAGCAAtgaggagaggcaggagTTTGAGAGGTTTGACAAGGAGAGgggtgtgaggagggagatggtggagaggttaAGGGAGAGGTTTGGGCATTTGGGGTTGAC gtTCTCCATCGGCGGTCAAATCTCCTTTGACGTCTTCCCCACCGGTTGGGACAAGACCTACTGCCTCAAGCACCTCGAGGAGgacgccaagaaggagggcgGGATCGAGTACACCACCATTCACTTCTTTGGCGACAAGACCATGGTTGGCGGGAACGATTACGAGATTTATGAGGATCCCAGGACGACTGGGCACTCGGTCAAGGGGCCCGAGGATACGATTagggagttgaaggagatgTTCGACCTTTga
- a CDS encoding uncharacterized protein (COG:A; EggNog:ENOG503NX9Q) yields the protein MASRSRDVPDDELFMSRPAPSGEDCDSPTVEPLRIFKPLSPAPDKASNRPKYPAPPSSSSSYSSSTAAGPSSSPAPKPAIASLPPLPSFPFGGSSSAAPLPYPDDDFHKTTQPSKPSRLPYPDDGRKTSSPAPVGRLYSPPPVSSSPKPYGDSASRPTLNTGDKKAGLAERRGTAPKPLQSPDSPGDDRDELFAKPLRNPAVSISTSTSSSTSSASPAPKISNAYQQKPYYPPPGGASNINRFSSTASTSTTRASRGSPPPPETPIVEPGAIPGGGIEARYAAAGISGTATLNALQAQQAQSAAAQSRLAQYGGQRPPAQPQPTRPWTPTEAPDQQPFGPPTVYQGADVVPKPTPPQQGGYNLPQNPNPASQAPASSNLQVSVLEQDFQRMQASTPPPAYTSVNPSANSSQYPNEKQRPVPTSSNSAPAVPGVAQHPAQNAAPSPAPTAVSQHAVASSSRPNASPAPAASSSPAPEKPKPVANTAAAVPAHNAGHPAFANDHPAFANEAKPAAVQNGQPALAHTPSLLAAASSPPPLPEGWIAHLDQNSGQYYYIHLATQATQWEFPKGPTPLNHDAAPLSPTTSTYGNPLASPLLGGGKSALASPMFHPQGHPGYAESIMSVTASVAPSTAGFTGPPPSAGVDVYKVMPTNGVYFGPYLRYVNMDLEKGVWLGSIMIVTDAPQPPTIHIHLSMDLSPNPRQLVPNNIHAHQRWTFWKYDVALQMSDHGTERWTYAVTSHLGCTRYEFVVAGRYETGWRMLAHSGNDFAPSTNQNERARLGGVGFMWKDILQKNIDCGGFHVQLGLGAQIYGDRLWKEVPLLRQWLAMQGRENRKNAPWTARHQEDVSHAYFHYYTSHFDQPFMREAFAQIPHVLQIDDHDIFDGFGSYPDYMQSSAVFKGIGRIAIEMYLLFQHHTTVEILRNVSSDMDLFTVTGSGWHFLKYLGPAMVVIGPDCRSERTQTRVMAGPTYQGIFPKVATLPPSVQHCIWMISVPVIYPRLETVETLANTFATGKKAVNTTYNILGKVTSSVAGVVGGKEMVQHGFKEVKKAVGKSGLMGNVLNQFGEFDIAEELKDLWTHESKDLERTYLIRTLQGIAQQKGIRMTFLSGDVNSCGAGLVHDPSHPQDHKTMYQLIASPVVAAPSSNYLMKMLHNNKLLYVPQNGHKSTHEVSDTKEDMMEIFHTDASGAAREHKKLMARRNYVAIVAYDPEVIANGGQQGQGQPGYAGSVHSGNSGGLSKLSLAVDFVVQGDGAYTATTKYGPVIVPHLEFGH from the exons ATGGCCAGCCGGTCGCGCGATGTCCCGGATGATGAGCTCTTTATGAGCCGCCCAGCGCCGTCTGGGGAAGATTGCGACAGTCCGACCGTTGAGCCGTTGAGAATATTCAAACCACTGAGCCCGGCCCCCGATAAGGCATCCAACCGGCCAAAGTATCCCGCGCcgccttcatcgtcgtcttcctACTCGTCCTCGACCGCGGCAGGcccatcgtcatcgccaGCACCCAAGCCAGCAATTGCGTCCCTGCCACCACTCCCCTCATTTCCTTTCGGGGGCTCAAGCTCTGCGGCGCCGCTTCCGTATCCTGACGACGACTTCCACAAGACTACCCAGCCATCAAAGCCCAGTCGGCTACCCTATCCAGATGATGGCCGCAAGACCTCTTCACCCGCGCCTGTTGGTAGGCTCTACAGTCCTCCACCGGTATCGTCAAGTCCCAAGCCGTACGGAGACTCAGCTTCACGGCCGACCCTGAACACGGGAGACAAGAAGGCTGGTCTTGCTGAACGACGTGGAACAGCACCCAAACCGCTGCAGAGCCCTGACAGCCCAGGGGATGATAGGGATGAGTTGTTCGCAAAGCCTCTCAGGAATCCAGCCGTTTCCATCTCGacctcgacttcttcttcgactAGCTCTGCCTCTCCAGCGCCCAAAATTTCGAATGCCTATCAGCAAAAGCCCTAttatcctcctcccggcGGCGCAAGCAATATCAACCGCTTTTCGTCGACGgcgtcaacctcgacaactCGCGCCAGTCGTGGatcacccccgccccctgaGACTCCTATTGTGGAGCCAGGTGCGATTCCTGGGGGCGGCATCGAGGCACGATATGCTGCTGCAGGCATCTCCGGGACCGCGACTCTCAATGCTCTACAAGCGCAACAGGCTCAAAGCGCTGCTGCACAGTCGCGACTGGCACAATACGGTGGCCAACGTCCCCCGGCGCAGCCACAGCCCACCCGGCCTTGGACGCCGACTGAAGCTCCGGACCAGCAGCCCTTCGGTCCGCCTACGGTGTACCAGGGGGCCGATGTAGTCCCAAAACCCACACCACCGCAACAAGGAGGCTACAATCTTCCTCAGAATCCCAACCCGGCTTCTCAGGCCCCAGCAAGCAGCAACCTACAGGTTTCGGTATTGGAGCAAGACTTCCAGCGCATGCAAgcctcaactcctccccctgcctATACATCTGTCAATCCCAGCGCAAACAGCTCCCAGTACCCGAACGAGAAGCAACGCCCGGTACCGACCAGCTCGAACTCGGCCCCAGCTGTTCCCGGCGTTGCGCAACACCCTGCCCAAAACGCGGCTCCAAGCCCTGCCCCCACTGCCGTATCCCAGCACGCTGTTGCCTCCAGCTCCCGACCCAACGCCAGTCCGGCCCCGGCTGCTTCATCATCGCCAGCGCCAGAGAAGCCAAAGCCTGTTGCGAATACAGCAGCCGCCGTACCAGCACACAACGCCGGTCATCCCGCGTTTGCGAACGATCACCCCGCTTTCGCCAACGAGGCAAAGCCCGCAGCGGTACAAAATGGGCAACCAGCGCTGGCACATACACCGTCTCTTCTCGCGGCGGCGTCTTCTCCACCCCCGCTGCCGGAGGGCTGGATTGCGCATCTTGACCAAAACTCGGGACAGTACTATTACATTCACCTGGCAACCCAGGCCACACAGTGGGAATTTCCCAAGGGACCAACTCCTCTAAACCACGACGCAGCTCCCCTCTCGCCCACTACATCCACTTATGGAAACCCGCTTGCCTCGCCACTGTTGGGCGGCGGCAAGTCCGCGTTGGCCTCGCCCATGTTCCACCCCCAAGGCCATCCAGGCTACGCCGAGAGCATCATGAGCGTCACAGCATCGGTAGCTCCTTCGACAGCAGGATTCACGGGACCTCCTCCCAGTGCCGGGGTCGATGTGTACAAGGTGATGCCAACAAATGGCGTCTATTTTGGACCGTATCTGCGCTATGTAAACATGGacctggaaaagggggtctGGCTTGGCAGCATCATGATCGTGACCGATGCGCCACAGCCTCCCACCATTCACATTCATCTTAGCATGGATCTTTCCCCCAATCCTCGGCAGCTTGTGCCAAATAACATACATGCGCACCAGAGGTGGACTTTCTGGAAGTACGATGTGGCGCTCCAGATGTCGGACCATGGGACCGAGAGGTGGACGTACGCAGTGACTTCGCACTTGGGATGCACACGGTACGAATTTGTCGTTGCCGGTCGCTATGAGACAGGTTGGCGCATGCTTGCCCACTCTGGCAATGACTTTGCGCCGAGTACCAACCAAAACGAAAGGGCGAGGCTTGGTGGCGTGGGCTTCATGTGGAAGGATATCCTTCAAAAGAACATCGACTGCGGCGGGTTCCATGTTCAGCTCGGCCTGGGAGCTCAAATCTACGGTGATCGTCTCTGGAAGGAGGTGCCTCTTTTGAGGCAGTGGTTGGCGATGCAGGGGAGAGAAAACAGAAAGAATGCGCCGTGGACAGCGCGGCATCAGGAGGATGTGTCGCATGCGTACTTTCACTACTACACCAGTCACTTTGACCAGCCGTTTATGCGCGAGGCGTTTGCGCAGATTCCGCACGTTTTGCAGATTGATGATCATGATAT CTTTGATGGGTTTGGCTCCTATCCCGACTACATGCAGTCGTCTGCTGTCTTCAAGGGCATCGGCCGGATCGCTATTGAGATGTATCTTCTCTTCCAGCATCACACTACAGTTGAAATCCTACGCAACGTCAGCTCAGACATGGATCTGTTCACTGTCACCGGCTCAGGCTGGCACTTCCTCAAGTACCTCGGTCCCGCCATGGTAGTCATCGGCCCAGACTGCCGCTCCGAGCGTACTCAAACCCGCGTCATGGCCGGCCCGACATACCAAGGCATCTTTCCCAAGGTGGCCACCCTCCCGCCCAGCGTCCAGCACTGCATCTGGATGATTTCGGTACCGGTCATCTACCCCCGTCTCGAAACTGTCGAAACCCTCGCCAACACCTTTGCCACGGGCAAAAAAGCCGTCAATACCACCTACAACATCCTCGGCAAGGTCACGTCCTCCGTCGCCGGCGTGGTAGGCGGCAAGGAGATGGTCCAGCACGGCTTCAAGGAAGTGAAGAAGGCTGTTGGAAAGTCTGGGCTGATGGGCAACGTCCTCAACCAGTTTGGCGAGTTTGACATTGCCGAAGAGCTCAAAGATCTTTGGACTCACGAGTCGAAGGACCTCGAGCGTACTTACCTCATCCGCACACTCCAGGGGATCGCCCAGCAAAAGGGTATCCGTATGACGTTCCTGTCAGGAG ACGTCAACTCCTGCGGCGCAGGCCTAGTCCacgacccctcccacccccaagacCACAAAACAATGTACCAACTCATCGCCTCCCCCGTCGTCGCCGCGCCCTCGAGCAATTACCTCATGAAGATGctccacaacaacaagcttctTTACGTTCCCCAGAACGGCCACAAGTCTACTCATGAAGTGTCGGACACAAAGGAGGACATGATGGAGATCTTCCATACTGATGCGTCGGGCGCGGCGAGGGAGCACAAGAAgctgatggcgaggaggaactATGTCGCCATTGTGGCGTATGACCCGGAGGTGATTGCCAATGGGGGAcagcaggggcaggggcagccGGGTTATGCGGGGAGTGTGCACAGTGGAAATTCGGGAGGGTTGAGCAAGTTGAGTTTGGCGGTTGATTTTGTGGTGCAGGGGGATGGAGCTTACACGGCGACGACCAAGTATGGGCCGGTGATTGTGCCGCATTTGGAGTTTGGGCACTGA